CCTGCCAGTCCCACGTGCATCTGCACAAGTGGTTGAGCTCAGCCTCAATCAACTCCGGGGTGGCGACGGCCTCGCCCACAACCGTCACCAAAGCCAGCAGCGAGGGGGAAGGCGGGGCGAGCTCGGGCACCTCGATGTGGAAGAAGGCCAAGTCCTCGATGCCGTGCCCATACATCATGAGCTCCTCCGACACCGGGCGGTCCGGACAGAGAATCGCGGGGTGCCCGGTATCCTTGCAAAGGTAGCACGTCGGTGGGTTGGGGCACGCCACCTGGAAGTGTCCGGTCAGGCCGCAGTTGAAGCACGGCTGAGCCACGGCCGAGGCGGTGGTAcccggaggaggagctgcggtaGCGGTGGAGGTGGCGACTTGTGGGCGCggcgggcccttct
The sequence above is drawn from the Triticum aestivum cultivar Chinese Spring unplaced genomic scaffold, IWGSC CS RefSeq v2.1 scaffold53659, whole genome shotgun sequence genome and encodes:
- the LOC123179414 gene encoding uncharacterized protein (The sequence of the model RefSeq protein was modified relative to this genomic sequence to represent the inferred CDS: added 17 bases not found in genome assembly), with protein sequence MTRSERATSGRPEMRSQAVSRVATALGSHCGSEMFTTMSLRARVMLLLRVQKPMLIASGKTTEKELGAVGVTCQSHVHLHKWLSSASINSGVATASPTTVTKASSEGEGGASSGTSMWKKAKSSMPCPYIMSSSDTGRSGQRIAGCPDSLHK